The proteins below are encoded in one region of Drosophila santomea strain STO CAGO 1482 chromosome 3R, Prin_Dsan_1.1, whole genome shotgun sequence:
- the LOC120453919 gene encoding uncharacterized protein LOC120453919 translates to MGHAISRSVESRESIVAYRNFLKLYRNQHRQMPSNDAFLNAARVWGTFSPAQRNRYAHMGSATKIIMGAPKRVAPKKAKKITKKVVARKKVVKKNPKAKRVPQRRARDNVTAYKPLIGSRTPVSGVKRISNKELVRESLLPSNGFLNFMEFYHEIHRDMPKSLAVKEAVSAWSDMNMEQRGIFNMDL, encoded by the exons ATGGGTCACGCCATAAGTAGATCAGTCGAGAGCAGAGAGTCTATCGTCGCCTACAGAAACTTCCTGAAACTCTACAGAAATCAGCACAGGCAGATGCCCTCCAATGATGCATTTTTGAATGCAGCTCGTGTTTGGGGAACTTTCTCGCCGGCTCAGCGAAATCGATATGCTCATATG GGTTCTGCAACCAAGATCATAATGGGTGCGCCCAAGCGGGTGGCTCCTAAGAAGGCCAAAAAGATTACGAAGAAAGTGGTTGCTCGTAAGAAGGTGGTTAAAAAGAATCCCAAGGCGAAGAGAGTTCCTCAGCGACGAGCTCGCGATAATGTCACTGCTTATAAACCGCTAATCGGCAGCAGGACTCCCGTCTCAGGCGTTAAGAGGATCTCGAACAAGGAGTTAGTTAGGGAAAGTTTGCTACCCTCGAATGGCTTTCTAAACTTCATGGAGTTCTACCATGAGATCCATCGCGATATGCCGAAATCCTTGGCGGTGAAAGAGGCTGTTAGTGCCTGGAGCGATATGAACATGGAGCAGCGTGGCATTTTCAACATGGACTTGTAG